Proteins encoded within one genomic window of Mycolicibacterium monacense:
- the purT gene encoding formate-dependent phosphoribosylglycinamide formyltransferase: protein MTEPTDADTPVTDPEVAVPQVAPAAPDAPAEPAAPRNTVLLLGAGELSRELALAFQRLGAFVVAVDRYADAPAHGVADRSAVVRLTDTEAVTALIEREKPRYVVAQSGAIAADALIAVAERGGVDVFPTPRSTRLGQDREGLRRLASDELGLPTAPFWFAGSAEELGTVAQHAGFPLVVKPISGAPGEGQSVLLRAEDVEPAWHRAVAAGRITHNRVMAETVVEVDYEVTLLTVRSTGATGPTLTFCEPIGHRPGDGDALESWQPQQMTPAALDAAKSIAARMVNSLGGRGVFAVELLVRGDEVYFSDVRTRLQDTGLVTVRSQRLSQFELHARAILGLAVDTIMISPGAAEVRYAGTETSVSEPSGADIAAVVADALATQESDVRLFGRPDETDGRRRLGVALATAPDVIIARDRARRVGAALRRLW from the coding sequence ATGACTGAACCAACCGACGCCGACACACCCGTCACCGACCCCGAGGTGGCGGTCCCGCAGGTCGCACCGGCCGCACCGGATGCGCCGGCCGAGCCCGCCGCACCGAGGAACACGGTGCTGCTGCTCGGGGCAGGCGAACTCAGTCGGGAACTCGCGCTTGCCTTTCAGCGGCTGGGTGCGTTCGTGGTGGCCGTCGACCGGTACGCCGACGCGCCCGCGCACGGGGTGGCCGACCGCTCGGCCGTCGTGCGGCTGACCGACACCGAAGCCGTCACCGCGCTCATCGAACGGGAGAAACCGCGCTACGTCGTCGCGCAGTCGGGTGCCATCGCCGCCGACGCGTTGATCGCGGTGGCCGAACGCGGCGGCGTCGACGTGTTCCCGACGCCGCGAAGCACCCGCCTGGGACAGGACCGCGAAGGGCTGCGCCGCCTGGCCTCCGATGAACTCGGCCTGCCGACGGCACCGTTCTGGTTCGCCGGTTCGGCCGAGGAGCTCGGCACCGTCGCCCAGCACGCCGGGTTCCCGCTCGTCGTCAAACCCATCTCGGGCGCACCCGGGGAGGGCCAGTCGGTGCTGCTGCGCGCCGAGGACGTGGAACCGGCCTGGCACCGCGCCGTCGCCGCGGGGCGCATCACCCACAACCGGGTGATGGCCGAGACCGTGGTCGAGGTGGATTACGAGGTGACGCTGCTGACGGTGCGCAGCACCGGCGCGACCGGCCCGACGCTGACCTTCTGCGAACCGATCGGCCACCGCCCCGGCGACGGCGATGCGCTCGAGTCGTGGCAGCCGCAGCAGATGACGCCCGCGGCGCTGGACGCGGCGAAGTCGATCGCCGCGCGCATGGTCAACTCGCTCGGCGGTCGGGGCGTCTTCGCGGTCGAACTGCTGGTCCGCGGCGACGAGGTGTACTTCTCCGACGTGCGGACCCGGCTGCAGGACACCGGTCTGGTGACGGTGCGCTCCCAGCGGCTGTCGCAGTTCGAGCTGCACGCCCGGGCGATCCTCGGTCTCGCGGTCGACACGATCATGATCTCGCCCGGTGCGGCGGAGGTCCGGTACGCGGGCACCGAGACGTCGGTTTCCGAACCCTCGGGTGCCGATATCGCGGCGGTGGTGGCCGACGCGCTGGCCACCCAGGAGAGCGACGTGCGGTTGTTCGGCAGGCCGGACGAGACCGACGGCCGACGCCGGCTCGGGGTCGCGCTGGCCACCGCACCGGATGTGATCATCGCCCGTGACCGGGCCCGGCGGGTGGGCGCCGCGCTGCGCCGGCTGTGGTGA
- a CDS encoding cytochrome P450 gives MTGTTGASTAPPLPPLHMRRAGFDPTDELRDIRESAGVRLTQNAFGMDVYLVTRHDDVKAVLADHTRFSNTRPPGFAGAGSPISDAEQARAQAGNLLANDPPEHQRLRRMLTPEFTLRRINRLEPRIVAIVDEHLDAMQQSGPPADLVAGFALPIPSLVICELLGVPYADREDFQRRSARQLDLSLPIPERLDLARQAREYMHTLVGRARRTPGDDILGMLVREHGDELTDDELVGIAGLLLLAGHETTSNMLGLGVLALLRHPEQLAAVRDDPDAVGPAVEELLRWLSIVHSGIPRITTTDVEVAGVLIPKGQLVFVSLPSANRDPSFLDAPETFDIRRGAPGHLAFGHGVHHCLGAPLARMEMRIAFPALLRRFPTLTLAEPFEDVEFRSFHFIYGLRSLLVGW, from the coding sequence ATGACAGGCACGACTGGAGCATCGACGGCGCCCCCGCTCCCGCCGCTGCACATGCGGCGCGCCGGATTCGACCCCACCGACGAACTGCGCGACATCCGGGAGTCGGCCGGTGTGCGCCTCACCCAGAACGCGTTCGGGATGGACGTGTACCTGGTGACCCGCCATGACGACGTCAAGGCGGTCCTCGCAGACCACACGCGGTTCTCCAACACCCGCCCGCCGGGCTTCGCCGGCGCCGGGTCGCCGATCTCCGATGCCGAACAGGCCAGGGCGCAGGCGGGCAACCTGCTCGCCAACGATCCGCCCGAACATCAGCGGCTGCGGCGGATGCTCACCCCGGAGTTCACGCTGCGCCGGATCAACCGGCTGGAACCGCGGATCGTGGCGATCGTCGACGAACACCTCGACGCGATGCAGCAGTCCGGCCCGCCGGCCGATCTGGTGGCCGGCTTCGCGCTGCCCATACCGTCGCTGGTGATCTGCGAACTGCTCGGCGTGCCGTACGCCGACCGGGAGGACTTCCAGCGCCGCAGCGCCCGCCAGCTCGACCTGTCGCTGCCGATCCCGGAGCGGCTCGACCTGGCCCGGCAGGCGCGCGAGTACATGCACACGCTGGTGGGCCGCGCCCGCCGCACCCCGGGTGACGACATCCTCGGCATGCTGGTCCGTGAGCACGGTGACGAGTTGACCGACGACGAACTGGTCGGCATCGCGGGGTTGCTGCTGCTCGCCGGGCACGAGACCACCTCAAACATGCTCGGCCTCGGTGTGCTGGCGCTGCTGCGCCACCCCGAGCAGCTCGCGGCCGTGCGCGACGACCCCGACGCGGTGGGTCCCGCCGTCGAGGAGCTGCTGCGGTGGCTGTCGATCGTGCACAGCGGCATCCCGCGGATCACCACCACCGACGTCGAAGTGGCCGGCGTGCTGATCCCGAAGGGTCAGCTGGTGTTCGTGTCGCTGCCGTCGGCCAACCGGGATCCGAGTTTCCTTGACGCGCCCGAGACCTTCGACATCCGCCGCGGCGCGCCCGGTCACCTCGCGTTCGGCCACGGAGTGCACCACTGCCTCGGGGCGCCGCTGGCCCGCATGGAGATGCGGATCGCGTTCCCCGCGCTGCTGCGCCGGTTCCCCACGCTGACGCTGGCCGAACCGTTCGAAGATGTCGAGTTCCGGTCGTTCCACTTCATCTACGGGCTACGGTCGCTGCTGGTGGGATGGTGA
- a CDS encoding UBP-type zinc finger domain-containing protein, translated as MRSRARRATGRTQDTAAPRTCEHLASTSPEAVNADPRPNTPGRCEDCAELGEATWAHLRMCLTCGHVGCCDSSPHQHATAHFHQTGHPVMRSAEPGESWRWCYIDLRVG; from the coding sequence ATGCGCAGCAGAGCACGTCGGGCCACCGGGCGGACGCAGGATACGGCCGCGCCGCGCACATGTGAGCACCTGGCTTCGACCAGCCCCGAAGCGGTCAACGCCGACCCGCGGCCGAACACTCCCGGCCGCTGTGAGGACTGCGCCGAACTCGGCGAGGCGACCTGGGCGCACCTGCGCATGTGCCTGACGTGCGGGCACGTCGGCTGTTGCGATTCCAGCCCGCACCAGCACGCCACCGCACACTTCCACCAGACCGGCCACCCGGTGATGCGCTCGGCCGAACCGGGGGAGTCCTGGCGGTGGTGCTACATCGACCTCCGGGTGGGTTGA
- a CDS encoding Na+/H+ antiporter, which produces MSASLLAVLVVAVLLAAVARRADVSAPLALVVAGLAVGLIPGVPDIQLDPDLVLYVVLPPLLWSAGLESSYVALRRNVRSIGMLAVGLPLATTFAVGVVAYWAVPELTIAAALTLGAIVAPPDAVSATAVGRRLGLPRRLMTLLGGESLLNDATALTAYKVALGLAIGGSASWTGGLWTFALAAVGGVVVGGALGAVIVHVRSRLRDPLVESALGLVAPFGIYLLAEEVHGSGVLAVVVAALILGQHSTNASYATRLQDSAVWKAVQLLLESFAFLLIGLQLPKVIEELAGISAAVLVVSSLAVLATVIAVRIVWVYLFAYLPRLVSPALRYREPSPRPAQVFVVAWAGMRGVVSLAAAFAVPATTLSGAEFPGRPQLVFLTFVVVVGTLLLHGLTLPWLIRRLGVQGDEAHTDAVAAAAAQDRAARAAAERLDEVLEQQRTDGTVDDVHERAAEVLRGWNTRRRNSAWEQLGRDEADIGESPAAAFRRLRLEMLAAERATLIAERDSGHIDDEVLRSVLHGLDLEEATLNRR; this is translated from the coding sequence GTGAGTGCCTCACTGCTGGCCGTCCTGGTCGTCGCGGTGCTGCTGGCCGCCGTCGCCCGTCGGGCGGATGTGTCGGCCCCGCTGGCGCTGGTGGTCGCCGGGCTGGCCGTCGGCCTGATCCCCGGCGTACCGGACATCCAACTCGATCCGGACCTGGTGCTGTACGTCGTACTGCCGCCGCTGCTGTGGTCGGCCGGACTGGAGAGCAGCTACGTGGCGCTGCGGCGCAACGTGCGCTCGATCGGGATGCTGGCGGTCGGCCTGCCACTGGCGACGACGTTCGCGGTCGGGGTGGTGGCGTACTGGGCGGTGCCCGAACTCACCATCGCGGCCGCGCTGACGCTGGGAGCGATCGTGGCGCCCCCGGATGCGGTGTCGGCGACCGCGGTGGGCCGCAGGCTCGGCCTGCCCCGCCGGCTGATGACGCTGCTGGGTGGCGAGAGCCTGCTCAACGACGCGACCGCACTGACCGCCTACAAGGTGGCGCTCGGCCTGGCGATCGGCGGGTCGGCCAGTTGGACGGGCGGCCTCTGGACGTTCGCGCTGGCCGCGGTGGGCGGCGTCGTCGTCGGCGGCGCGCTCGGCGCGGTGATCGTCCACGTGCGGTCGCGGCTGCGTGATCCGCTGGTCGAGAGCGCCCTTGGTCTCGTCGCCCCGTTCGGGATCTACCTGCTCGCCGAGGAGGTGCACGGATCGGGGGTGCTCGCGGTGGTGGTGGCCGCGCTGATCCTCGGGCAGCACTCGACCAACGCGAGTTACGCAACCCGGCTGCAGGACTCGGCGGTGTGGAAGGCCGTGCAATTGCTGCTGGAGTCGTTCGCGTTCCTGCTGATCGGCCTGCAGCTGCCGAAGGTCATCGAGGAACTCGCAGGCATTTCGGCGGCGGTCCTCGTCGTCTCGTCGCTGGCGGTGCTGGCGACGGTGATCGCGGTGCGGATCGTGTGGGTGTACCTGTTCGCCTACCTGCCCCGGCTGGTCTCGCCCGCGCTGCGTTACCGCGAACCCAGCCCGCGGCCCGCGCAGGTGTTCGTCGTCGCGTGGGCCGGAATGCGGGGTGTGGTGTCGCTGGCGGCGGCGTTCGCGGTGCCGGCGACCACGCTGAGCGGCGCCGAGTTCCCGGGCCGGCCGCAACTGGTGTTCCTCACCTTCGTCGTCGTGGTGGGCACCCTGCTGCTGCACGGGCTCACGCTGCCGTGGTTGATCAGGCGGCTCGGCGTGCAGGGCGACGAGGCCCACACCGATGCGGTCGCGGCGGCCGCCGCGCAGGACAGGGCGGCCAGGGCGGCGGCCGAACGCCTCGACGAGGTGCTCGAACAGCAGCGCACCGACGGCACCGTCGACGACGTGCACGAGCGTGCGGCCGAGGTGCTCCGCGGCTGGAACACCCGGCGGCGCAACTCCGCCTGGGAGCAGCTCGGCCGTGACGAGGCCGACATCGGCGAGAGCCCGGCCGCGGCGTTCCGCCGGCTGCGGTTGGAGATGCTCGCCGCGGAGCGGGCGACGCTGATCGCCGAACGCGACAGCGGGCACATCGACGACGAGGTGCTGCGCTCGGTGCTCCACGGGCTCGACCTCGAGGAGGCGACGCTCAACCGGCGATAG
- a CDS encoding ferredoxin, whose amino-acid sequence MRIEANRDVCISAGNCVMSAPEVFDQDDDGIVVLLADPVPESEHEHAREAVKLCPATALRVASE is encoded by the coding sequence ATGAGGATCGAGGCGAACCGCGACGTGTGCATCAGCGCGGGCAACTGCGTGATGTCCGCGCCGGAGGTGTTCGACCAGGACGACGACGGCATCGTCGTGCTGCTGGCCGACCCGGTGCCCGAGAGCGAGCACGAGCACGCCCGCGAAGCGGTCAAGCTGTGTCCGGCGACGGCGCTGCGGGTGGCGTCGGAGTGA
- a CDS encoding PaaI family thioesterase, which translates to MSSDYGLDPRRVDPEYDRHGGFPVFEAAEPGPGFERFLTAMRRAQDLAVSVNPDPDTWDEAADRVEELVKLLDPYRAGEGVGPANRVPTLPGAGSLLMPPWRVTKFESDGVELEVAFSRYHVGGNSAVHGGVLPLMFDSMFGMVIHATGRPISRTAFLHVDYRRVTPIDSLLTARGWLREAEGRKAFVNAELLDADGNVLAEANGLMIRLLPGQP; encoded by the coding sequence GTGAGCTCCGACTACGGTCTGGATCCGCGCCGCGTCGACCCGGAATACGACCGCCACGGCGGGTTCCCGGTGTTCGAGGCCGCCGAACCCGGACCTGGTTTCGAGCGGTTCCTCACCGCCATGCGGCGCGCGCAGGATCTGGCCGTGTCGGTGAACCCGGACCCGGACACCTGGGACGAGGCGGCCGACCGCGTCGAGGAACTGGTCAAGCTGCTCGACCCGTACCGGGCCGGTGAGGGTGTCGGTCCCGCCAACCGGGTGCCGACGCTGCCGGGCGCGGGCAGCCTGCTCATGCCGCCGTGGCGGGTGACCAAGTTCGAATCCGACGGCGTCGAGTTGGAGGTGGCGTTCAGCCGCTACCACGTGGGCGGCAACTCCGCGGTGCACGGCGGTGTGCTGCCGCTGATGTTCGATTCGATGTTCGGCATGGTGATCCACGCGACCGGCCGTCCGATCAGCCGGACCGCCTTTCTGCACGTGGACTACCGCAGGGTCACCCCGATCGACTCGCTGCTGACGGCGCGGGGCTGGCTGCGGGAGGCCGAGGGGCGCAAGGCCTTCGTCAACGCGGAACTGCTCGACGCCGACGGCAATGTGCTCGCCGAGGCGAACGGCCTGATGATCCGGTTGCTCCCCGGTCAGCCCTGA
- a CDS encoding MMPL family transporter — MAGRFSWVVALLVVLVSGGLMGVLSGGESSSQSPVSVPTDAESAKVNALRSEFPGGDQAPTILVVTRTDGAALSPADIAATEAARGRMLDAAQSAPAGPPVIVSEDDKAAIATVPLATDLSGFGLNDAVKGLREAAADGLPGDLRAEVTGGPAFGADIANSFSGANVTLLAVTAAVVALLLIVTYRSPVLFLVPLLVIGFADRVAAVVGTAIAEAVGMSPDGSTSGITSVLVFGAGTNYALLLISRYREELGRNGDHREALAVAVRAAGPAILASNATVVLALLTLVFASAPSTRALGVQAAAGLVVAAVFVLLVLPALLRLFGKKLFWPLIPKEGAAPLTDSGLWHRIAAGVSRRPAVVAVASIGALAVLCTGLLFTPIGLTQTEQFRVQAESVTGYETLADHFPSGLTDPTRVIGPSDKTAELQRAISETPGVVSADPAGTSPTGLTQWSVVLSAEPASDEAFSTVDALRENVRGVDSSTLVGGSDAQARDISSAASRDRMVVIPTILAVVLVVLYVLLRSALAPLILVAVTVLSALAALGLGGWASVHLFGFPALDDTTPLFAFLFLVALGVDYTIFLVTRAREETPDHGTRQGIVRAVSATGAVITSAGIVLAAVFCVLGVLPLIVLTQLGIIVGLGILLDTFLVRTVIIPALFTLIGPKIWWPALRASP; from the coding sequence ATGGCAGGTCGATTCTCCTGGGTGGTGGCGTTGCTGGTGGTGCTCGTCTCCGGCGGGCTGATGGGTGTGCTCAGCGGCGGCGAGTCGAGTTCGCAGTCACCGGTCTCGGTGCCGACGGATGCGGAATCGGCCAAGGTCAACGCCTTACGCAGCGAGTTCCCCGGCGGCGATCAGGCGCCGACGATCCTCGTCGTGACCCGCACCGACGGCGCAGCGCTGTCCCCCGCCGACATCGCCGCCACCGAGGCGGCGCGCGGCCGCATGCTCGACGCCGCCCAGAGCGCGCCAGCCGGTCCGCCGGTGATCGTCAGCGAGGACGACAAGGCCGCCATCGCCACCGTGCCGCTCGCCACCGACCTGTCCGGGTTCGGGCTCAACGACGCGGTCAAGGGTCTGCGGGAGGCCGCCGCCGACGGACTGCCCGGCGACCTACGGGCCGAGGTGACCGGCGGGCCCGCATTCGGCGCCGACATCGCGAACTCGTTCTCCGGCGCCAACGTCACCCTGCTGGCGGTGACGGCCGCCGTCGTCGCACTGCTGCTGATCGTCACCTACCGGTCACCGGTGCTGTTCCTGGTGCCGTTGCTGGTGATCGGGTTCGCCGACCGGGTGGCGGCCGTGGTGGGCACCGCGATCGCCGAGGCCGTCGGCATGTCCCCCGACGGGTCGACCTCCGGCATCACCAGCGTGCTGGTGTTCGGCGCCGGCACCAACTACGCGCTGCTGCTGATCTCCCGGTACCGGGAGGAACTGGGCCGCAATGGCGATCACCGCGAAGCGCTCGCTGTCGCCGTGCGCGCCGCCGGACCGGCCATCCTGGCGAGCAACGCCACCGTGGTGCTCGCCCTGCTCACGCTGGTGTTCGCGTCGGCGCCGAGCACCCGCGCCCTCGGCGTACAGGCCGCCGCCGGCCTGGTGGTAGCGGCCGTCTTCGTACTGCTGGTGCTGCCCGCCCTGCTGCGATTGTTCGGCAAGAAACTGTTCTGGCCGCTCATCCCGAAGGAAGGCGCCGCACCGCTGACCGACAGCGGACTGTGGCACCGCATCGCCGCCGGCGTCTCACGCCGTCCCGCCGTCGTCGCCGTCGCGTCGATCGGTGCGCTGGCCGTGCTGTGCACCGGCCTGCTGTTCACCCCGATCGGGCTGACGCAGACCGAGCAGTTCCGGGTGCAGGCCGAATCGGTGACCGGCTACGAAACCCTGGCCGACCACTTCCCGAGCGGGTTGACCGATCCGACCCGCGTCATCGGGCCCTCCGACAAGACCGCCGAGCTCCAGCGCGCCATCTCCGAGACGCCGGGCGTCGTGTCGGCCGACCCGGCGGGCACCTCCCCGACCGGGCTCACGCAGTGGTCAGTGGTGCTGTCCGCCGAACCCGCCTCCGACGAGGCGTTCTCGACCGTGGACGCGCTGCGCGAGAACGTGCGTGGGGTGGATTCGTCGACGCTGGTCGGTGGTTCCGACGCCCAGGCGCGCGACATCAGCAGCGCCGCCTCGCGTGACCGCATGGTGGTGATCCCGACGATCCTCGCCGTCGTCCTCGTGGTGCTGTACGTCCTGCTGCGCTCCGCGCTCGCGCCGCTGATCCTGGTCGCGGTGACAGTGCTCAGCGCACTGGCCGCACTGGGTCTCGGCGGCTGGGCCAGCGTGCACCTGTTCGGCTTCCCGGCGCTCGACGACACGACGCCGCTGTTCGCGTTCCTGTTCCTGGTGGCCCTCGGCGTGGACTACACGATCTTCCTGGTCACCCGGGCGCGGGAGGAGACGCCGGACCACGGCACCCGCCAGGGCATCGTGCGCGCGGTGTCGGCGACCGGCGCCGTCATCACCAGCGCGGGCATCGTGCTGGCCGCGGTGTTCTGCGTGCTGGGGGTGTTGCCGCTGATCGTGCTCACGCAGTTGGGCATCATCGTCGGCCTCGGCATCCTGCTCGACACGTTCCTGGTGCGCACGGTCATCATCCCGGCCCTGTTCACGTTGATCGGGCCGAAGATCTGGTGGCCCGCGCTGCGCGCTTCGCCGTAA
- a CDS encoding MarR family winged helix-turn-helix transcriptional regulator, translating into MADADRAALEALIAADVRVLSAESEHIGRVFAARHSLSANDFRALLHIMVAETAGRPLTAGDLRRQMGMSGAAITYLVERMITSGHLRRDSDPADRRKVILRVAEHGMGVAGQFFAPLAEHTTRAMADMPDDDIAVAHRTLTALIDAMAAFRRDLGD; encoded by the coding sequence GTGGCTGACGCCGACCGCGCCGCGCTCGAAGCGCTGATCGCCGCCGACGTGCGCGTGCTGTCGGCCGAGTCCGAACACATCGGTCGCGTCTTCGCCGCGCGTCATTCCTTGTCCGCCAACGACTTCCGGGCGCTGCTGCACATCATGGTCGCCGAGACGGCCGGCCGGCCGCTGACCGCTGGCGACCTCCGCAGGCAGATGGGGATGTCCGGTGCGGCGATCACCTACCTCGTCGAACGGATGATCACCTCCGGGCATCTGCGGCGTGACTCCGACCCCGCCGACCGACGCAAGGTGATCCTGCGGGTCGCCGAACACGGGATGGGCGTCGCCGGCCAGTTCTTCGCACCGCTCGCCGAGCACACCACCCGGGCGATGGCCGACATGCCCGACGACGACATCGCCGTCGCGCACCGCACGCTCACCGCGCTGATCGATGCCATGGCCGCCTTCCGGCGCGACCTCGGCGACTGA
- a CDS encoding Rv0361 family membrane protein, which produces MSAESDPDTGRPSDRPTAAPFMIALVIIVLVVIGIWLVNLFEGDEPTPEQLIGRVAAAQNDALQREDYQAFQAYTCRAEHATESEVLERQRNSSAEQGARFIDGVSDVVVDGDRATATVTYHFDRSEDDKFGVPTTFVQEDGAWKVCSTGSG; this is translated from the coding sequence ATGTCCGCTGAATCCGATCCGGACACCGGCCGCCCCAGCGACCGGCCCACCGCCGCGCCGTTCATGATCGCGCTGGTGATCATTGTGCTCGTCGTGATCGGTATCTGGCTGGTCAACCTGTTCGAAGGGGACGAGCCCACGCCAGAACAGCTGATCGGCCGGGTCGCCGCAGCGCAGAACGACGCCCTGCAGCGCGAGGACTATCAGGCATTCCAGGCGTACACGTGCCGTGCGGAACACGCGACCGAATCTGAAGTACTTGAGCGGCAACGAAATTCGTCGGCCGAACAGGGCGCCCGGTTCATCGACGGGGTGAGCGACGTCGTCGTCGACGGTGACCGGGCCACCGCCACCGTCACCTACCACTTCGACAGGTCCGAGGACGACAAGTTCGGGGTCCCGACGACCTTCGTCCAGGAGGACGG
- a CDS encoding adenylosuccinate synthase translates to MPAIVLIGAQWGDEGKGKATDLLGGRVQWVVRYQGGNNAGHTVVLPTGENFALHLIPSGILTPGVTNVIGNGVVVDPGVLLTELRGLEERGVDTERLLISADAHLLMPYHVAIDKVVERYAGSKKIGTTGRGIGPCYQDKIARQGIRVADVLDPTVLAEKIEGALELKNQVLVKIYNRKALEPAEVVENLLEQAEGFKHRIADARLLLNQALERDEIVLLEGSQGTLLDVDHGTYPYVTSSNPTAGGASVGSGIGPTRITTVLGILKAYTTRVGSGPFPTELFDEHGAYLAKTGGEVGVTTGRARRCGWFDAVIARYATRVNGITDYFLTKLDVLSSLETVPICVGYTIDGKRTDEMPMTQSDIARAEPVYEELPGWWEDISGAREFDDLPAKARDYVLRLEELAGAHVSCIGVGPGRDQTIVRRDVLAPS, encoded by the coding sequence ATGCCGGCAATCGTGCTCATCGGCGCCCAGTGGGGCGACGAGGGCAAAGGAAAGGCCACCGATCTACTCGGTGGCCGCGTGCAGTGGGTCGTGCGGTACCAGGGCGGCAACAACGCCGGTCACACCGTCGTGCTCCCCACCGGCGAGAACTTCGCGCTGCACCTCATCCCGTCGGGGATCCTCACCCCCGGCGTCACCAACGTCATCGGCAACGGCGTCGTCGTCGATCCGGGGGTGCTGCTCACCGAGCTGCGGGGTCTGGAGGAGCGCGGCGTGGACACCGAACGCCTGCTGATCTCCGCCGACGCCCACCTGCTGATGCCGTATCACGTCGCGATCGACAAGGTGGTCGAACGATATGCGGGCAGCAAGAAGATCGGCACCACCGGCCGCGGCATCGGACCGTGCTACCAGGACAAGATCGCCCGCCAGGGCATCCGTGTGGCCGACGTGCTCGACCCGACCGTGCTGGCCGAGAAGATCGAGGGCGCACTGGAGCTGAAGAACCAGGTGCTCGTCAAGATCTACAACCGCAAGGCGCTGGAGCCCGCCGAGGTGGTCGAGAACCTGTTGGAGCAGGCCGAGGGGTTCAAGCACCGCATCGCCGACGCACGGCTGCTGCTCAACCAGGCGCTCGAGCGCGACGAGATCGTGCTGCTGGAGGGGTCGCAGGGCACGCTGCTCGACGTCGACCACGGCACGTACCCGTACGTCACATCGTCGAATCCGACGGCCGGCGGCGCATCGGTGGGTTCGGGTATCGGACCCACCCGCATCACCACCGTGCTCGGGATTCTGAAGGCGTACACGACGCGGGTCGGCTCGGGTCCGTTCCCGACCGAATTGTTCGACGAGCACGGCGCCTATCTCGCCAAGACCGGCGGCGAGGTCGGTGTCACCACCGGCCGCGCCCGCCGCTGCGGCTGGTTCGACGCGGTGATCGCGCGGTACGCGACCCGAGTCAACGGCATCACCGACTACTTCCTCACCAAACTCGACGTGCTGTCCAGCCTGGAGACGGTGCCGATCTGCGTCGGCTACACCATCGACGGCAAGCGCACCGACGAGATGCCGATGACGCAGAGCGACATCGCGCGCGCCGAACCGGTCTACGAGGAACTGCCCGGCTGGTGGGAGGACATCTCCGGCGCCCGGGAGTTCGACGACCTGCCCGCGAAGGCGCGCGACTATGTGCTGCGGCTCGAAGAGCTTGCCGGAGCGCATGTTTCGTGTATCGGCGTGGGCCCGGGACGGGATCAGACCATTGTGCGGCGTGACGTGCTGGCGCCGTCGTGA